A genome region from Nycticebus coucang isolate mNycCou1 chromosome 22, mNycCou1.pri, whole genome shotgun sequence includes the following:
- the TACSTD2 gene encoding tumor-associated calcium signal transducer 2, whose product MARGPGLAAPLLLLLLAAVTRHAAAQNNCTCPTNKMTVCSPDGPGGRCRCRALGSGVEVDCSTLTSKCLLLKARMSRPRDSRGLVKPSEHALVDNDGLYDPECDHQGRFKARQCNQTSVCWCVNSVGVRRTDKGDVSLRCDELVRTHHILIDLRHPAAARAFNRSDLDAALRRLFRERYLLQPRFVAAVHYEHPTIQIELRQNASQKGPGDVDIADAAYYFERDVKGESLFHGRRGLDLSVRGEPLEVERTLIYYLDEKPPQFSMKRLTAGLIAVIVVVVLAVVAGVVVLVISNRRKSGKYKKVEIKELGELRKEPSL is encoded by the coding sequence ATGGCCCGGGGCCCGGGGCTCGCGGccccgctgctgctgctgctgctggccgcGGTGACCCGCCACGCGGCCGCGCAGAACAACTGCACGTGTCCCACCAACAAGATGACGGTGTGCAGCCCCGACGGTCCGGGCGGCCGCTGCCGGTGCCGCGCGCTGGGCTCCGGGGTGGAGGTGGACTGCTCCACGCTGACCTCCAAGTGCCTGCTGCTCAAGGCGCGCATGAGCCGCCCCCGGGACAGCCGCGGGCTGGTGAAGCCGAGCGAGCACGCGCTGGTGGACAACGACGGGCTCTACGACCCCGAGTGCGACCACCAGGGGCGCTTCAAGGCGCGCCAGTGCAACCAGACGTCGGTGTGCTGGTGCGTGAACTCGGTGGGCGTGCGCCGCACCGACAAGGGCGACGTGAGCCTGCGCTGCGACGAGCTGGTGCGCACGCACCACATCCTCATCGACCTGCGCCACCCCGCGGCCGCGCGCGCCTTCAACCGCTCCGACCTGGACGCCGCGCTGCGGCGGCTCTTCCGCGAGCGCTACCTGCTGCAGCCCCGGTTCGTGGCGGCCGTGCACTACGAGCACCCCACCATCCAGATCGAGCTGCGGCAGAACGCGTCGCAGAAGGGCCCCGGCGACGTGGACATCGCCGACGCCGCCTACTACTTCGAGAGGGACGTCAAGGGCGAGTCGCTGTTCCACGGCCGCCGCGGCCTGGACTTGAGCGTGCGCGGCGAGCCCCTGGAGGTGGAGCGGACGCTCATCTACTACCTGGACGAGAAGCCCCCGCAGTTCTCCATGAAGCGCCTCACCGCCGGCCTCATCGCCGTCATCGTGGTGGTCGTGCTGGCCGTGGTCGCCGGCGTGGTCGTCCTGGTCATCTCCAACCGGAGGAAGTCGGGGAAGTACAAGAAGGTGGAGATCAAGGAACTGGGGGAGTTGAGGAAGGAACCGAGCTTGTAG